A stretch of Solirubrobacterales bacterium DNA encodes these proteins:
- a CDS encoding GYD domain-containing protein: MPTFVMLTNLTAEGVKTLKNNPGRVAEVNREVEALGAKVVAQYTTLGQYDFVTVIDAPSEEHMARVSIEMGSRGTMTSQTLTALSAERLAEVL; the protein is encoded by the coding sequence ATGCCCACCTTTGTGATGCTGACCAACCTGACCGCCGAAGGCGTGAAGACCCTGAAGAACAACCCCGGCCGGGTGGCCGAGGTGAACCGTGAAGTGGAGGCGCTCGGAGCGAAGGTGGTGGCCCAGTACACGACCCTCGGCCAGTACGACTTCGTCACCGTGATCGACGCGCCCTCCGAGGAGCACATGGCCCGGGTCTCGATCGAGATGGGTTCGCGGGGCACGATGACCAGCCAGACCCTGACCGCGCTCTCCGCCGAACGGCTCGCGGAAGTTCTTTGA
- the purD gene encoding phosphoribosylamine--glycine ligase — protein sequence MSDSARSAPGRIGSGARILVLGAGGREHAIIRALARSPRSPELFSIPGNPGIATDAVCVTGIDPSDVDAVVAVARKHRIDLVVVGPEAPLVAGVVDGLEAAGIAAFGPSREAARLEGSKTYAKEAMKEAGVPTAAYTVLRNREEALGQLSCAAYPTVLKADGLAAGKGVLICQTEAEARAGIEVFFTEQRFGSTEVVLEEHLAGEELSLLAICDGVRAIPLAPAQDYKRIGEGDTGPNTGGMGSYSPVPAIDDERLAELSAMVHQPIVDLMARRGHPFHGILYAGLMMTADGVRVLEYNVRFGDPETQAVLPRLESDLVDLFFAACKEGGLEGSDVTFSDDWAVTVVLASAGYPASSSKGDVITGLDRAADLAEVIHAGTAERDGQVVTAGGRVLNLTGKGADPAAARQRAYDAADAVNFDGMQLRRDIADRAVDRSRERN from the coding sequence TTGAGCGATTCGGCCAGGAGCGCCCCCGGCCGGATCGGGTCGGGGGCACGGATTCTGGTTCTCGGAGCCGGGGGACGCGAACACGCGATCATCAGGGCGCTGGCTCGCTCGCCTCGGTCGCCCGAACTGTTCTCGATCCCGGGCAACCCCGGGATCGCGACCGACGCTGTCTGCGTCACCGGGATCGACCCGTCCGACGTGGACGCCGTGGTCGCCGTCGCCCGGAAACACCGGATCGACCTGGTCGTGGTCGGGCCGGAGGCACCGCTGGTCGCCGGCGTGGTCGACGGACTCGAAGCCGCCGGGATCGCGGCATTCGGCCCCTCCCGCGAGGCTGCACGACTGGAAGGATCGAAGACCTACGCCAAGGAAGCCATGAAGGAGGCCGGGGTGCCGACCGCCGCCTACACGGTCCTGCGCAACCGGGAGGAGGCCCTCGGACAGCTCAGCTGCGCCGCCTACCCGACCGTTCTGAAGGCGGACGGACTGGCCGCCGGCAAGGGGGTCCTGATCTGCCAGACCGAGGCCGAGGCTCGCGCGGGAATCGAGGTTTTCTTCACCGAACAGCGCTTCGGTTCGACCGAGGTCGTGCTGGAGGAACATCTGGCTGGCGAGGAACTCTCCCTGCTGGCGATCTGCGACGGCGTCCGGGCGATCCCGCTGGCTCCGGCCCAGGACTACAAACGGATCGGCGAGGGCGACACCGGACCGAACACCGGGGGGATGGGCAGCTACTCGCCGGTACCCGCGATCGACGACGAACGGCTGGCCGAGCTCAGCGCCATGGTCCATCAGCCGATCGTCGACCTGATGGCCCGTCGTGGCCATCCCTTCCACGGGATCCTCTACGCCGGCCTGATGATGACCGCCGACGGGGTCCGGGTCCTGGAGTACAACGTCCGCTTCGGCGACCCCGAAACCCAGGCGGTTCTGCCGCGGCTCGAAAGCGACCTGGTTGACCTCTTCTTCGCAGCCTGCAAAGAAGGCGGCCTCGAAGGGTCCGATGTGACCTTCAGCGACGACTGGGCGGTGACCGTGGTACTCGCATCGGCCGGCTACCCGGCCTCCTCCTCCAAGGGAGATGTGATCACCGGACTGGACCGGGCGGCGGACCTCGCCGAGGTGATCCACGCCGGCACCGCGGAACGTGACGGACAGGTAGTGACCGCGGGGGGACGGGTGCTCAATCTGACCGGCAAGGGGGCCGACCCGGCAGCCGCACGCCAACGCGCTTACGATGCGGCAGATGCCGTCAATTTCGACGGCATGCAGCTACGGCGCGACATCGCCGACCGGGCGGTCGACCGCTCGCGGGAGAGGAACTGA
- the purB gene encoding adenylosuccinate lyase — MIERYTRPEMGAIWTPRAKMDGWLAVELAATEAWAAEGVVPRADGDACRERASFTVEAVNERERITNHDVAAFVDEVAASVGEPGRWIHYGLTSSDVLDTALATQLVRAGRILVDGATAYRDALIERAFEFRDTLCIGRTHGIHAEPTTFGLRLAGFAFEADRNVKRLEAASAQVARGKLSGAVGTYASVPPAIERRVMESLGLQREEIATQVVPRDRHAEFLSAIALAGAGIERFATEVRHLQRTEVREAEEPFASGKQKGSSAMPHKRNPIRTERLTGLARLLRGYAQTGLENVALWHERDISHSGAERVILPDATIGLDYMQDLATKMAAGLVVHTDRLALNLELTHGALFSQRALTALIESGLTRDEAYRVVQSAAQEAFDTGTHFRELIGTAAPELNLEEIFDYGAYLTHLPEVFERLEAIRA; from the coding sequence ATGATTGAGCGTTACACACGTCCCGAGATGGGTGCGATCTGGACCCCCCGAGCCAAGATGGACGGCTGGCTCGCGGTCGAGCTGGCCGCGACCGAGGCCTGGGCGGCCGAGGGGGTCGTGCCCCGGGCCGACGGCGATGCCTGCCGCGAACGTGCTTCCTTCACGGTCGAGGCGGTGAACGAACGCGAACGGATCACCAACCACGACGTTGCCGCGTTCGTCGACGAGGTCGCCGCTTCGGTCGGCGAACCTGGCCGCTGGATCCATTACGGACTGACCTCCTCCGACGTGCTCGACACCGCACTGGCCACCCAGTTGGTCCGGGCCGGCCGGATCCTGGTTGACGGCGCCACCGCCTACCGGGATGCCCTGATCGAACGGGCTTTCGAGTTCCGCGACACGCTCTGCATCGGGCGGACCCACGGGATCCACGCCGAGCCGACCACTTTCGGCTTGCGGCTGGCCGGTTTTGCCTTCGAGGCCGACCGCAACGTGAAGCGGCTCGAGGCGGCCTCGGCCCAGGTCGCCAGGGGCAAGCTTTCCGGTGCGGTCGGGACCTACGCCTCGGTGCCGCCGGCGATCGAGCGGCGGGTGATGGAGTCGCTCGGTCTCCAGCGCGAGGAGATCGCGACCCAGGTGGTTCCGCGGGACCGGCACGCCGAATTTCTTTCGGCGATCGCCCTGGCCGGTGCGGGAATCGAACGGTTCGCAACCGAGGTCCGACACCTGCAGCGAACCGAGGTCCGTGAAGCCGAGGAGCCGTTCGCTTCGGGCAAGCAGAAGGGCTCCTCGGCGATGCCCCACAAACGCAACCCGATCCGGACCGAACGGCTGACCGGCCTGGCCAGGCTGCTGCGCGGATACGCCCAGACCGGTCTCGAGAACGTCGCCCTCTGGCACGAGCGTGACATCTCGCACTCCGGGGCCGAGCGGGTGATCCTTCCGGACGCGACGATCGGACTCGACTACATGCAGGATCTGGCCACCAAGATGGCGGCCGGGCTGGTGGTCCACACCGACCGGCTCGCGCTCAACCTCGAGCTGACCCACGGGGCGCTGTTCAGCCAGCGGGCGCTGACCGCGCTGATCGAGTCCGGCCTCACCCGGGACGAGGCCTACCGGGTGGTTCAGTCGGCTGCCCAGGAGGCCTTCGACACCGGAACCCACTTCCGGGAGCTGATCGGCACCGCGGCACCGGAACTGAATCTCGAGGAGATCTTCGATTACGGCGCCTACCTGACCCATCTGCCCGAGGTCTTCGAGCGGCTCGAGGCGATCCGCGCCTGA
- a CDS encoding cbb3-type cytochrome c oxidase subunit I, whose product MESSVPTVDPAVRHRIPIARALLGTLAGAAIGVGIVVIMRLVSGLDAFQTEQVGYPHVVAALVTGPIGFLWGMGCFDYWLRWAIGRPTTPEDHSDHGATNWRDYFRFNTDHKVIGIQYIVTTFVFFLFAGLMAMLIRSELAQPGSQIVAPNTFNGLFSMHATLMIFLFIIPMFAGIANYVLPLMLGAPDMAFPRLNALSFWMLPMAGLIFIASFLAPGGAFDAGWTGYAPLSDGAPLGQSFFNIGVQFAGFSSIFAAVNFLVTIITMRAPGMSLWRMPLLAWANLATSLLIIGATPFLAGAQLMVVLSRLLGMNFFNFIQGGDVISYQHVFWFYSHPAVYIMMLPGFGIVSEVIATHARKPVFGYRLMALSLIGIVVLSYSVWAHHMLVSGMFSWLRVPMMITSTLIAVPTGIKIFSWTATLFWGKIHANRTAMLFALGFILSFILGGISGVMVALVPLDIHLTDTYFIVAHIHFVLFAGSVFTIFAGLYHWFPKITGRMYDERLGHWHFWLTLIGTWFTFVPMHWIGMDGMPRRVADYAAQYGDWNLLISISAFVLGAAQLIFLYNMIVSWRFGPKAGDNPWRAHTIEWQVSSPPPVFNFDRIPRVVGGPYEFGVPGYRHAIIGGESEGVKVPEPEPARLSSA is encoded by the coding sequence ATGGAAAGCTCCGTCCCGACCGTCGACCCTGCCGTCCGCCACCGGATCCCGATCGCGAGGGCACTGCTCGGCACCCTGGCCGGAGCCGCGATCGGGGTCGGGATCGTGGTGATCATGCGGCTGGTCAGCGGTCTGGACGCCTTCCAGACCGAACAGGTCGGCTACCCGCATGTGGTTGCGGCGCTGGTCACCGGGCCGATCGGCTTCCTCTGGGGTATGGGCTGCTTCGACTACTGGCTCCGCTGGGCGATCGGCAGGCCAACCACACCGGAGGACCATTCCGACCACGGCGCGACCAACTGGCGGGACTACTTCCGCTTCAACACCGATCACAAGGTGATCGGCATCCAGTACATCGTCACCACCTTCGTCTTCTTCCTGTTCGCCGGCCTGATGGCGATGCTGATCCGCAGCGAGCTGGCCCAGCCCGGTTCCCAGATCGTCGCGCCGAACACCTTCAACGGCCTGTTCTCGATGCACGCGACGTTGATGATCTTCCTGTTCATCATCCCGATGTTCGCCGGGATCGCCAATTACGTACTGCCCCTGATGCTGGGCGCCCCCGACATGGCGTTCCCCCGCCTGAACGCACTCAGTTTCTGGATGCTGCCGATGGCCGGACTGATCTTCATCGCCTCCTTCCTCGCCCCGGGTGGCGCCTTCGACGCCGGCTGGACCGGGTACGCCCCGCTCTCCGACGGGGCTCCACTCGGGCAGTCTTTCTTCAACATCGGGGTGCAGTTCGCCGGGTTCTCCTCGATCTTCGCCGCGGTCAACTTCCTGGTCACGATCATCACCATGCGGGCCCCGGGGATGAGTCTCTGGCGGATGCCGCTGCTGGCCTGGGCCAACCTCGCCACCTCGCTCCTGATCATCGGCGCCACCCCGTTCCTCGCCGGGGCCCAGTTGATGGTCGTGCTCAGCCGACTGCTCGGGATGAACTTCTTCAACTTCATCCAGGGCGGGGACGTGATCAGCTATCAGCACGTCTTCTGGTTCTACTCTCACCCGGCGGTCTACATCATGATGCTGCCCGGCTTCGGGATCGTCAGCGAGGTGATCGCCACCCACGCCAGGAAACCGGTTTTCGGGTACCGCCTGATGGCGCTCTCCCTGATCGGGATCGTCGTCCTCAGCTACTCGGTCTGGGCCCATCACATGCTGGTTTCCGGCATGTTCAGCTGGCTGAGGGTGCCGATGATGATCACCTCGACCCTGATCGCGGTGCCGACCGGGATCAAGATCTTCTCCTGGACCGCGACCCTGTTCTGGGGCAAGATCCACGCCAACCGAACCGCGATGCTGTTCGCGCTCGGCTTCATCCTCAGTTTCATCCTCGGGGGGATCAGCGGGGTGATGGTCGCCCTGGTGCCGCTCGACATCCATCTCACCGACACCTACTTCATCGTCGCCCACATCCACTTCGTTCTGTTCGCCGGCTCGGTCTTCACGATCTTCGCCGGGCTGTACCACTGGTTCCCGAAAATCACCGGGCGGATGTATGACGAGCGGCTCGGTCACTGGCACTTCTGGCTGACCCTGATCGGGACCTGGTTCACCTTCGTCCCGATGCACTGGATCGGGATGGACGGAATGCCCCGCCGGGTGGCCGACTACGCAGCCCAGTACGGGGACTGGAACCTGCTGATCTCGATCTCGGCCTTCGTGCTCGGCGCCGCCCAGCTGATCTTCCTCTACAACATGATCGTCAGCTGGCGCTTCGGCCCGAAAGCCGGAGACAACCCGTGGCGGGCCCACACGATCGAGTGGCAGGTCTCCTCACCCCCGCCCGTCTTCAACTTCGACCGGATCCCGCGGGTGGTTGGCGGCCCCTACGAGTTCGGGGTGCCCGGCTACCGACACGCGATCATCGGCGGCGAGAGCGAAGGGGTCAAGGTCCCCGAACCGGAACCGGCCCGGCTCAGCTCGGCCTGA
- the purE gene encoding 5-(carboxyamino)imidazole ribonucleotide mutase, protein MSEQQESQTLASVEELFEEIEVDQPQVGIIMGSKNDKPKMQPAGKALEDAGIRYEVRVMSAHRDPELVVEYCTNARMRGLKVIIAGAGMSAALPGVAAAHTDLPVIGVPILGKSLGGLDALLSAVQMPPGVPVACVAIDGAKNAGVLAARILNVG, encoded by the coding sequence ATGAGTGAACAGCAGGAGTCCCAGACCTTGGCCTCGGTCGAAGAGCTTTTCGAGGAGATCGAGGTGGATCAGCCCCAGGTGGGGATCATCATGGGGTCGAAGAACGACAAGCCCAAGATGCAGCCGGCCGGCAAGGCCCTGGAGGACGCCGGGATCCGGTACGAGGTCCGGGTGATGTCCGCCCACCGCGACCCTGAACTGGTGGTGGAGTACTGCACCAACGCCCGGATGCGCGGCCTGAAGGTGATCATCGCCGGGGCGGGCATGTCGGCGGCGCTGCCGGGTGTGGCCGCAGCTCACACCGACCTGCCGGTGATCGGGGTGCCGATCCTCGGCAAGTCGCTGGGCGGCCTCGACGCCCTGCTTTCCGCGGTTCAGATGCCCCCGGGTGTTCCGGTCGCCTGCGTTGCGATCGATGGCGCCAAGAACGCCGGGGTGCTGGCCGCCCGCATCCTCAACGTCGGCTGA
- a CDS encoding LysR family transcriptional regulator, whose amino-acid sequence MDIELRHLRYFTAVAEELHFGRAAERLHITQPSLSQQIRKLEGIIGVELFDRTSRAVGLTAAGEALRVHTGRAFEDVDEAVAAARDAAQGIIGNFSVGFVEPVAIGIVPAAVRRFRESHPRVRLKLRELSVPDQIDGLITGALDLGFVLTDPAHGELMVDHVLEERFVVAVPSGHRLAGRAELAPAEVVTEPLVVIEREGMPGLYDETVALVRRNGAEPVIAQRVTGILAVLGLVAAGIGLALLPASVRALRLSGIEYSGLDPSPISSVMAVRRRGATSPHIEPFLEAIRA is encoded by the coding sequence ATGGACATTGAACTGAGACACCTGCGCTACTTCACCGCGGTGGCCGAGGAACTTCACTTCGGCCGGGCGGCCGAGCGCCTGCACATCACCCAGCCGTCACTGAGCCAGCAGATCCGGAAGCTGGAAGGGATCATCGGGGTCGAGCTCTTCGATCGGACGAGCCGGGCGGTCGGACTGACTGCGGCCGGCGAAGCCCTGCGGGTTCACACAGGCAGGGCCTTCGAGGATGTGGACGAGGCGGTTGCTGCGGCCCGGGACGCCGCCCAGGGAATCATCGGGAACTTCTCGGTCGGATTTGTCGAGCCGGTGGCGATCGGGATCGTCCCCGCGGCGGTGAGACGGTTTCGGGAAAGTCATCCGCGGGTCCGCCTGAAGTTGCGGGAACTCTCGGTACCGGACCAGATCGACGGCCTGATCACCGGTGCGCTCGATCTCGGTTTCGTCCTGACCGATCCGGCACATGGTGAGCTGATGGTGGATCACGTACTGGAGGAGCGGTTCGTGGTCGCAGTTCCATCGGGCCATCGCCTCGCCGGACGGGCCGAGCTGGCGCCGGCCGAGGTGGTCACCGAGCCGCTGGTGGTGATCGAACGGGAGGGGATGCCCGGCCTTTACGACGAGACCGTGGCCCTGGTTCGCAGGAACGGGGCCGAGCCAGTGATCGCCCAGCGGGTGACCGGCATTCTCGCGGTGCTCGGCCTGGTGGCCGCCGGGATCGGCCTGGCGCTCCTGCCGGCCTCGGTCCGCGCCCTCCGGCTCTCCGGAATCGAGTACTCCGGACTCGACCCCTCGCCGATCAGCTCGGTGATGGCGGTTCGGCGGCGCGGCGCGACCTCACCTCACATCGAACCCTTTCTGGAGGCGATCCGGGCCTGA